The stretch of DNA CTCCTGTTCGCCCGTTCAAAGTCAAAACGGGTTATCAAGCGTGCCGCTTCAAAGCCAAGTAGAACCGTTAGAGTTGCACTGGCCTTCATGAAACCCCCAAGCCAGCTGCTGGGAGACACCAGGCTCAGGCCTATGAAAAGCAGAAAAACAGCGGTCAAACCTCCGAAGAATCCGGTCATCAGGTAGACCATTACTATCGGAACCGCCACCAGGTCAATCTTCATCCCCCACATGGTTGGCATCTCAACGGGAATAACCTCCAGCATGAGCGAGAGACCGAGCATGATTCCCACAATGGCTATCTCCTTGGAGCTCATCCGCATCCAGCACCACCGCGCCAACTCTGTTCCACAATTTATAAATTTTTGTTCCATATCTGGAATATACGTTCGGGAATCCAAAAAGAACCCTTAAAAGCAGAGCCCTGGAGATACCTTGGAGGGGGCCATGTTCACGGTCGAGGGAATATCAGAGCTGGTCATGGAGATAAGGCGTGAGAACGGTTTTCCCGATACCCCGTTCAGGATAGATGAAATCAGATACGAGGAAGAGGGGGACAAGCTCTTCATAATAGCCCACGACAGGACGGACAAGAGCGTCATTATAGGGAACAGCTTCGTCATCGGAAAGCTCCGCGAGAGCCTTGGAGTCAGACAGGTTACGGTTTATTCCAGCCTCGACCTTGGGATAAAGAGGAGAAAGCTCGAAAGAAATGCTGGGAGGATTAAGGGAACTCATCTGGAGTTTCTGCTGCCCGTGGTGGAAGCCGAGATGAAGTTTCCACCGCGGAAATGGCCGGCTGTGAAAACGGACAGAAAGGGGCTGGTTTTTCTGAGCTTCAACGCAAAAGCCCTCCTTGGATTTGCTGAAAGCTTCTGCATGGAGTATATAGCAGTGGGCATAAAACATACCTTTCCCAGACTTCCTTATGAGGCTGTTGAAGGCCACCCGCGGGAGCTTTTCCACCCGGATGAGGGGAAGCTGCTGGAGCTGGCTGAAGGGACTGGTGCGGAGATAATAATGTCCGATTTTCCCTTTGACCTGAAGTTTGCAGATGGCACAGCTCTCCTCAACCCCATGCGCTTTTTTCATATAGGTTTCTTTGAGCTGAAGTATCTCTTCGGGTTTGAGAAGCCGGTGATTTATGATAAAAGATCTCTCATTGACTTCATAACCGCCCTTGTCTATGAGGGGCTGATGGAGTCCACTGACGGGGCAAATCTAATCTGGAGGATGTGGAGAAAATGATAGTCGGTGTCGTTGGAAAGATCGCGGCAGGGAAAACGACGGTTGCAAAGTTCTTCGAGGAGAGGGGATTCTGCAGGGTTTCCTGCAGCGACCCGCTGATTGATTTGCTGACCCACAACGTTTCGGACTACTCGTGGATTCCAGAGCTGCCAGAGAAGGCCGAGCCGACACGGGACAGGCTCATAGAATTCGGGAAGTACCTCAAGGAGGCCTACGGCGGGGACATCCTCATAAGGCTCGCCGTGGACAAGATGAAGCACTGCAAGAACATTGTCATAGACGGCGTCCGCTCCGAGGGGGAGATAAAGGCCGTGAAGGGACTCGGCGGGAAGATCATCTACGTCGAGGCAAGGCCAG from Thermococcus sp. encodes:
- a CDS encoding AAA family ATPase; the encoded protein is MIVGVVGKIAAGKTTVAKFFEERGFCRVSCSDPLIDLLTHNVSDYSWIPELPEKAEPTRDRLIEFGKYLKEAYGGDILIRLAVDKMKHCKNIVIDGVRSEGEIKAVKGLGGKIIYVEARPEIRFERLMRRKASKDKGIKSFADFKAMDDAEERLYHTRELKGLTDYVIINEGTLEELREKVGGIIEEVIG